GCTgattccctttttttatttccttaaaagtggaaaaataagcAGAATGTTGTTAAATAtcatcccagctgctgccacagtgTCACCCAGTGACCCTGGCTGAGGGAAGCGACCAGGTGACAGCCTGGCATGCCTTcctcagggcagggatggagccaaAGGGGAGCAgaagagggacagggaggtgggTGCAGGGTGGAAAGGGACCCTGGAGCACTCCAGGGCTGAGCTGAAATGTGGTGTCCTCCCCAAGGGCGTCTCCAGCCTCATCCCTGTGAGCTGGGGGAGGTTCTTGCATCTCTTTCTTAGCTCCTGCCACCGTCCCATCCTCTCTCTGCCTactgtggggtgggggggggggggggggtggggggggtgggggttgCTCCAAAGGCCCCCAGAGGGACTGGAGCTGTGCCCCCCCGGTACCCCCATTCAAGAGCTCCTCCTCATTCCCACCTTTCCAGTCCCCTGTGTCCCAAAAGCAGCGTGACTCTGTGCAGaggtgctgtgctctgtgctgttcaCCCGGGAGCCCAGTGATGATGTGGGAAGCAGTGATGTTTTGTTGCCACCAAACACCAGCTTCGTCTGCTCCAGAGCTCTGCCCCTGCTCGGTGCCTGTCAGCAGTGGTGCTCTGGGGAATTTTGCAACACAGTTTGAGTCAGGGGACCGAAATCCCGTATTCTGGTTTCACTGCTGtctgcctggccctgggccagaactgggcacagtgTGGGGCTCTCAGTGCACCCAGTTTGGAGTGTTTGGTTCCAGTGCAGTGTCCCCCCTTCGGGACTCCTTGTGccctctgcttccaggctgctcccactTGGCCAGAGGAACAGAGGAACCTTCTGCAGCTGCGGGGCTGTGAGCCAGGGCTGGGCCTTCTTCCAAATCCCACCTTCTTCCTCCTTGCCTGCTGTGGATGGAGCCAGCCCCTCAGAGCAGAGGTAGGACTTTTACTCTGGGGGTGTCaccagggctgggtgacaaggaCGGGTCCCAGAGGAAAGGAGGGGGCTCTGCTTtgcctgggggctgctggaCCTTGGGTCTGGGCCAGGCTCTGGCTGGGTCACTTGGGACAGCCCCTCTCCACGGGGTGACCTGCGTCCACAGGGTGCCCAGCATGGCACggccagctggagctggggggggcCTCATCTCGGGGGTCTCCCCCAGCTGGAGGGGCTGAGCCTCCCTGAGATGTGAAGCTTGGAGAGGATCCAAGGGCTGCCGTGGGTGGGGGCTTAGCAGGGTGGGCAGAGGGATGTGATGGCTCATTTGGAGGCAGTGAGGGGTGTCTTggctggggatttggggggtgcAGGCTGCCCTGGCTACACCAGGGGTTCAGAGGCAAAATCCTAAAATCTGCTGGTATGAGTTTTTGGCCAGACCTGATAATATCCAGTGCAAACCCTTGCGGGTCCCCAAAGTAATTTGGGagctgcctctcctcttcccccatCTCCTGGGAGCCCACATCCCGTCTCCCGGGCATGTGAAAGCTGCCGGGATCTGGCTGGCGGGGCCACACGTGTTTGTCCCCGCCGCGTCACCCTGCAGCGTGCCCGGCCATGGCTGGGCGCCTTCGGCACCAGTCCAGCCCCGCGGCTGTAAAACCCACCCAGCGCTGAGCaagcagcggggccggggcaaTGTCTGACTCCTGCCCCTTGGCCAGCTGCGTGGCTGAGCACGGGGACGTGGGGACACCGGCACGGCCTCTCCGACGTCATCTGTCCCTTTTGTGTCCCGCAGACTCGGCGGTGGGTGAGGACACTCAGTGAGGTCCCACGGGACACCAGGTAATCCCCGCCTGGGTTGCAGGACAGGGTTCGCACGGGGCgcctggggacaccgggggtgTGGGGACCGGCGGGATGGAGGAGGGGGCGGCACAGCCTGTCCCGGGGATCTCCCAGGGAGAGCCCGTCGGTGCTGCTGCATCCTAGAGATGGGAGGGAaagctggggacagccctgtccctcccgaggagctcctctgctctgccccgAGCCCGCAGTGGGCATCGGGGCTGAGGGGGGGGACCCgtggggagcagctggtgaCTCCAGCACCTCTCCCCAGCAGAGCATCCGTTGTCAGGCCATGGCAGCCCAGCCAGTCGGGGGCCAGAAGCCCTTTCACGTCGTCTCGCCCGTTCTGGAGAGCCTGCCCCTCTCCAAGGCCGTGGGCACCAAGGTCTTCATGAAGCTGGAAAACGTCCAGCCCTCGGGCTCCTTCAAGATCCGGGGCATCGGGCACCTCTGCCAGGATGTGAGTGTGGGCATGGTGTGTGcagggggctgctcctgccctcatggggggcacggggggggaCGCAGCCGTccccttccctctttctctcctgcctttcagGCTGCCAGGAAGGGCTGCCGCCACTTCGTCTGCTCCTCAGGTAACTCCATCCCGAGCCGGGGGGGTACTCCTGAGGAATCTGGGGATGTCCAGGGGGTCGAGCCCTGCCTGGCCCCTCACTCTCCACAGGGGGAAAcgcggggctggcagcagcgTACGCAGCCaggaagctggggctgcccatcACCGTGGTGGTCCCCAGCAGCAGCGGCCCCACCCCCGTGTGCAAACTGGAGGAACTGGGGGCGACAGTCGAGGTCTACGGCAAGGTACCCCCAAAACTGGCGTCTGGGGGGTCCAGAGGGGGCTGAGCTCAGCCTGCTCATCAGTGCTTGGCAAACCCCATGCCAAAATGTCCCCCTCCTGCATCCCCTGCACCCCGGCATCACAGCAGGGTCAGCCTGGGAACCTTCACCCGTTCtggtgtcccccagccccgcagtgaCCAGAGACCATCCCTGGGTTGTGAGGGCTGTATGGAGCCCTGCTGAACCCCCATTGCTCCCCCCAGGTGTGGGATGATGCCAACAGGAGAGCCCAGGAGCTGGTTAAGACAGAGGGCTGGGTCAGCATCCACCCCTTCGACCACCCCTTGGTGTGGTGAGTGCTGCCAGGACTCAGCTCCTGCCcccgctccccatccctgggatggGATCCAGGCTGGCCCGGGATGACCCCAGGCTGCATCCTCCTGCCCCCCTCACCCTGCAGGGAGGGTCACGCCAGCCTGGTCCGGGAGCTGAAGGACTCTCTGGAGGCCAAACCAGGTGCCATCGTGATGGCGGTGGGCGGCGGGGGGCTGCTGGCCGGTGTCGTGGCCGGCCTGCACCAGGTGGGCTGGCAGGATGTTCCCATCATCGCCGCTGAGACCCAGGGAGCTCACAGCTTCCACGAGGCGCTCAAAGCCGGCCGCCTCGTCACCCTGCCCGACATCACCAGGTGAGCAGCCACGCGTGCAGCGAGCTGGCAGGGCTCACTGGGGTGTCCTCACCTTGACCGCCTTGTCCCCTCCCGTCCCAGCGTGGCCAAGTGCCTGGGAGCCAAGACGGTGTCGGCGCGGGCGCTGGAGTGTGCCCAAGAGTGCCAGGTGATCTCGCAGGTGGTGCAGGACACGGAGGCCGTGCGGGCTGTGGAGCAGTTCCTGGGTGAGTGGGGGTGACGGGGACACCGCCGGACCTTGGGGGTCGCTGGAGTCGGGGTGCTGGGGGAACTCTGACTCCGCGGGCGCTGCCAATgtccccctgctctgctccccgcAGACGACGAGCGGATGCTGGTGCAGCCAGCGTGCGGGGCCGCCCTGGCCGTGCTCTACTCGGGGCGGCTGCAGCGGCTGCAGAGCGAGGGGCGGCTGCGGACCCCGCTGGCTTCCGTGGTGGTCGTGGTGTGCGGCGGCAGCAACATCCACTCGGCCCAGCTGCGGGCCCTGAAGAGCCAGCTGGGGATGGAGTGATGCCCGCCCCGGGTAGGGCAGGTGACAGAGCCTGGCTGGCACACTCTGCTTGCTTTCCTTCCAAAATAACCAAAATAAAGCCCGGGGCACGCGGGGCCGGACTCCTCACGCAGCCTTTTCCAGCGaggatggggaaactgaggcatggggCTCGcactgcaggcagggatggagccgGGGCGCTGCCTGTGCTGAGGGCGGGACCGGGATCCACACATCCCGCTTTTCCCCTGGGATTCACCAGGTATCCTCCTCtgccccctctcctccctccccctgctcctccccaggctgtttgggctgcagctccccaccTCAATTAGCAAGCGCTCCCTCTCTGACTAATTACTTTGCTACTGTCTTTATGCATTATTATTCTAATGATTATTAATTATTACAATCCTCTCCCGTTCCTGCCGCGCTGGCTGCGGCCGGACGAGAACTACGCGCTTGTTACGGTGATTTATCCGCGGGGATCCCCGGCTGGGTTTAACACCTGCGGGCTCCGAGGTGCTCCAACATGTGGAGGGGATATACCCCATCCTAGACCTCCTAAgatccctcttttccccccatCCCACTCTTTCCCATCCTCCCTTTCCCTCAGGCTTCCGGCTCTCCCCCGTTCCCACTCCAGAGTGCTGTGCTTGCCCTTTGCTGTGGCGcctcctggggtttttttgcgtCCTCTCAACAgttctcccctctcctccctcccattCCTGGGTGATGTGAGATCTTGCTCCTGCTggtgctccccagccccacctggTTCCCCTGCTGAGCCCGTGCCCTGAGCGCCACCCCCGTGAGGTTGGGCAGGGAGAGAAGCCTTCTGCTGCCCCAAAACCCCTCTCGTCCTCCTTCCTTTTGGAGCAGAGGGGTGTCAGCCCGAGGATCAGCTCACCCACATCCCCCCACAAAGCCCTTTCCCCTGACCTGGCTGCCAACCCCCCAGAAACCCCCTCTCTGCCCTCAGCCCCTTGCCCCTATACCTCCCACTGGCCAGGCCACCTCCCCAGGTGCTTCCTGGAGGCCAAACCCCCATAAATCAAAACTCTGCCACTCCATCGTGAGCAATATCTTATGTAAAAAGGTGTTTCCAGGGAGCACCGAAGGCTGGAGAATCCTATTACGAGGCACACTATTAATTATACAGAGTCAGCCCAACCTACTCCAGCTATTTTTTATCCCAGGTCCAAAACCTGATTACTTTCCACCTTCTGCAGACCTTCCCCTTccgaaaaaaaaggcaaaaaggtcagaaaaaaaaaaaaaaaaaagaagagaatacCATTGGTGTTTGCCCAACAGCTTCTAAAAAGGAATTTATTCCTGGAATTCTGCTCAGGGGGAGCAGAGGAATCAGGAGCTCATGATGGTGTTTCTTCAGGTCCCACGGAAGAGTCATTGCTGGTGGTGACATGGGCATGACTTGGGTTTGTGGTGACTCCCCCGGGCACCCCAACAGGGAGATTTTCCCTGTCCTGAGCGGGCACTTGGCCTTTGGGTGCCAGCTGGGGGGATTGGGCTTTGGAAGTCCCTGGCAGGGATGTGGGCCTGCAGGTGGTCTGGGGGCATCCCTATGGGGTTGCATGGCCCCAGCTGGTGGGGGGTCACCTGTGGTCActctgcagctggagacagGCAGGAATCCTGAGAGCTGTTGCCTTCCTGGGACCTCTGGGATGATGGGGACCCCGGCCTTGGCTCCTGCACCCGGCTCggagctgcagagctcctcTGTGCCGGGGGATCATCCCTGCTCTtggtggctgctcctgctgagcccCATCCTCCTGCCAGCCTCCGGCCTGGGAGGGGGCAGCCTGGGGCATCATCCCCAACCCCTCCTGCAGCCTCTTCTCTCTAGGGCTCAGAGATGGGGTGTCCCAGCAGCCTAAAAACCACCCTCAGGTCCATGCCTTGAATTCtgaaataatagtaataatgataacaataataatgatgataataatagtAGCAGCCAGTGTTCATCTCGTGGTTGACCTTGTGTTCCATTTTATATCCTCAAAATGATGCCGGGAGGGGGTTATTTACCAACACATTCCCCGTCCTTATAAAAAGTCCCCATCACCAGCTAGCATGGACAACCTGGAAGTGCTGGCGCTGAGGGGAGCAGCTagctgtgctcctgcctcagtttccccacttGAGAAAAGGGGAGAAGGTGTTTTTCTTGGGGGAGtgaggggacagcagtgtctgtgctgaccccagctcctggctgaggGCTCCCTCGGGGCCTGGCCTGGCTCGTTGGCCACCCCGTTATTAATGCCAGTAATGGTATAGGAAGGATAAATTCCACCACTTGACTGAACAGAGAAAATATGCAGAGAAGTGGCTGGCTTTCCATAAATCATCGGTGCTCCGTGCTACAACCGAGCCAGGACTTAAAATTCAGGTCAGGAGAGAGGGACTCTCGTAAGCCAGCAAGGGAAGGTAATTTATTCTGTTTATACCGTTTTACTGCAAGACAAGGAGCGggtggggggggcgggggggtgaAAACTCTGCCatgattttgcattttaaatattagttcagagcagcagcctgcttgggactttttatttctgtatctcAAGGGAtagaaagcaggagagagaaggggagtgagctggggtgctggggaggagacccccctgctgccaccagggaAAATGGGGCAAAAGCTGCTGATGGCATCGATGAACCCCTACATGGGGTGTCCACTTCCAGCTGACCCCCGAGGCTGGAGGCACTCCcgagcagggctgcaggtgcCCCTGGGGTGCTCTGGGAGGGTCTTGGGTGCCCCCCCAGGGGAAAGAAATTGTGCATTGGGCTGTCTGCTGTGGGGGAAGGCGCTGAGCTGGGTAATGtgccccttcccagtgccagagagcTGTGGGAGTGCGGGAAACGGGGAGCACTGGGGTACCGGGGGGTGGTGCAGCAGCATCACCTCGTACAGGTGCACATCACTCACCCCAGGgcgtgctggggctgctcccccagaccccacacagggctgggtgacagtgGGGGAGCCCGGCCAGCACCTCTCACGGTCTCGTgttaaaacaaatcaaaataaaataaaatgaaagggaCCAGGTGACCGAACAGTAGGTAACTAAAAGGTTTTTTATTCACATTGAACAACAAGAGCCATTCACACTAACAGCCTCCGCAAGAGGCAGTGGGGACAGGAAACCCACGACGCTTtcagaaaacaacttttttctttccttttccattctctttccttttattcccac
The DNA window shown above is from Corvus hawaiiensis isolate bCorHaw1 chromosome 18, bCorHaw1.pri.cur, whole genome shotgun sequence and carries:
- the SDSL gene encoding serine dehydratase-like translates to MAAQPVGGQKPFHVVSPVLESLPLSKAVGTKVFMKLENVQPSGSFKIRGIGHLCQDAARKGCRHFVCSSGGNAGLAAAYAARKLGLPITVVVPSSSGPTPVCKLEELGATVEVYGKVWDDANRRAQELVKTEGWVSIHPFDHPLVWEGHASLVRELKDSLEAKPGAIVMAVGGGGLLAGVVAGLHQVGWQDVPIIAAETQGAHSFHEALKAGRLVTLPDITSVAKCLGAKTVSARALECAQECQVISQVVQDTEAVRAVEQFLDDERMLVQPACGAALAVLYSGRLQRLQSEGRLRTPLASVVVVVCGGSNIHSAQLRALKSQLGME